The Paenibacillus sp. FSL R7-0204 genome includes a region encoding these proteins:
- a CDS encoding N-acetylmuramoyl-L-alanine amidase, translating into MKKAGQRVLLLLLLPLLLLSFAGHKAAAAGTTPGKIVMDSKELALPKGVILENVNGSVMIPIRVVVENLGFEVLWEQSSRKVTVQQDGKSVQLAVGSTTAQADGVNLTLNAAPKQNGGTVLVPIRFVSEQFGLSVGWDNTDKTVYLSGGATEAAPVTPDPLPSATAAPSVSPGAAPVAVQSPVPTTPPQSGTETLEELDGSVIVTPTPPATSPVVKGAVFSENRLIVAAAGGAKATVTRVTGPDRIVVDFAGAAFAPDFSGSFPGVSTGGSPQGKLDVSGYPLVSEIRYALFSTNPPTVRFVIQTTGYQNYQVSTDESTGLVTIDLNVTGNETGAPVNPGFTGRPIIALDAGHGGKQSGAVSLTGKLEKTFNLAVILKAGAILTQEGWADVIYTRTSDITLGLQDRVKIAQAANATLFVSLHANSLDVSYPNRSKVNGSETYYSRSESLPLAEIMQKHLVAGTGLKNNGVRSKSLHVTRETRMPAILLEAGYLTNPGDEAALYSEQMQDNLAREIVAGIKEYLGL; encoded by the coding sequence ATGAAGAAAGCCGGACAACGGGTGTTGCTTCTACTGCTGCTGCCACTGCTCCTCCTGTCATTCGCCGGCCACAAAGCTGCGGCAGCCGGAACAACCCCCGGTAAGATCGTGATGGACAGCAAGGAACTCGCATTGCCCAAGGGGGTAATCCTCGAGAATGTGAATGGAAGCGTTATGATTCCGATCCGTGTAGTGGTGGAGAATCTGGGCTTCGAAGTGCTGTGGGAACAGAGCAGCCGCAAGGTAACTGTCCAGCAGGACGGCAAGTCTGTACAGCTTGCAGTCGGCAGCACCACCGCACAAGCTGATGGTGTTAACCTGACTCTTAATGCTGCACCCAAGCAGAACGGCGGGACGGTACTGGTGCCTATCCGCTTTGTCAGCGAGCAATTCGGTCTTAGCGTCGGCTGGGACAATACGGATAAGACGGTGTATTTGAGCGGAGGGGCAACGGAGGCTGCGCCAGTCACTCCAGATCCGCTGCCTTCAGCCACCGCAGCTCCATCCGTGTCACCCGGAGCCGCTCCAGTAGCTGTTCAGTCCCCTGTACCAACCACTCCGCCTCAGAGCGGCACAGAGACTCTGGAGGAATTGGACGGGAGTGTTATAGTTACTCCAACTCCGCCAGCTACATCACCAGTGGTGAAAGGGGCGGTATTCAGCGAGAACCGGCTGATTGTAGCCGCTGCGGGAGGAGCCAAGGCTACGGTTACGAGAGTTACCGGACCCGACCGGATTGTAGTGGATTTTGCCGGAGCGGCATTTGCCCCTGATTTCAGCGGGAGCTTCCCTGGCGTATCTACGGGAGGAAGTCCGCAGGGCAAGCTGGATGTGAGCGGCTACCCGCTTGTATCTGAAATACGTTATGCGTTGTTCAGTACGAATCCCCCGACGGTCAGGTTTGTAATCCAGACTACAGGTTACCAGAATTATCAAGTAAGTACGGATGAGAGTACAGGACTAGTCACAATCGATCTGAATGTAACAGGCAATGAAACGGGTGCACCTGTGAATCCGGGATTTACCGGAAGACCGATTATTGCGCTGGATGCCGGACACGGGGGCAAGCAATCGGGTGCTGTCAGTCTTACCGGCAAACTGGAAAAGACCTTCAATCTCGCGGTCATCCTCAAAGCCGGAGCTATTCTGACGCAGGAAGGCTGGGCCGATGTCATTTACACCCGTACATCGGATATTACTCTGGGTCTCCAGGATCGTGTGAAGATTGCCCAAGCAGCGAATGCTACGTTGTTCGTATCCCTTCATGCCAATTCACTCGATGTATCCTATCCGAACCGGAGCAAAGTGAATGGCAGTGAGACGTACTATAGCCGCAGTGAGAGCCTGCCGCTTGCCGAGATCATGCAAAAGCATCTGGTAGCGGGAACCGGCCTCAAAAACAATGGAGTGCGCTCGAAAAGCCTGCATGTGACCCGGGAGACCCGGATGCCTGCAATTCTGCTGGAGGCGGGGTATCTGACCAATCCAGGAGATGAAGCAGCCCTGTACAGCGAACAGATGCAGGATAACCTCGCGCGGGAGATTGTAGCAGGAATTAAGGAATATCTTGGGTTGTAA
- a CDS encoding S-layer homology domain-containing protein: MADEITNIEIQISHREGNIELSGPKRLKRTVQSYSVKAVSAVLAGAMVLGGAGAAFADNAPTGATVAAVASQTPVTGSGIFSDVKTGFWAEKHIYKLATQGIVVGNNGLFRPGDSVTQQEAVLMALRFMKLQGNVNTSTEVALPNDFVVTNYYKPYVILAFQQGLLDKTTEMAADNLKSSWGERKASREWVAELLIRALGQSASASAAASRPTGFADDAKVSANKRGYINTAVELGLANGLTGNRFDPQGAVTRAQLATFFSRAEAHNSLEYDNTFKGTVSSLKDGKLGLYTNGSTLEFNLNANTAYYTSTSENRISLNEIQPYTKVTVIGATYSAAYVELTDPAVQVEQAEGVFTKHTPGIIWVDSANGYDQYPYDSGTAFLDVNGAVIQPASITAGSKLTLLRETFTGSRKVVKVQVTSGIVNKTAKGTIQSVDTAAKSIAFKNADGTVETFKWEEGTTLFSSQNSIIQPAELKAGAAVSYTIKDNTIRSVEVTSGVERIVKGFIYELTDSTIVYQKSDGTREVNLLAATPAIVIPNAVNPVIDDLIADKTSGDNVQLTLNSNDQVTKIEVLSRQIEQYAAATVVDYNAKTQYLTFTDNNGKAHVVKMDEKTKMSYGGLITTSLTTMGFRLVENRKIDVTLINERAMSVELTTKYSGTLTAINTTARTIVIKQGNGQLLTMSYPQAIEMIGKSGAVITDVPLNVPVTAVLSSTQEFISVLRVNGSSQFEIATINAGTSKMTVKLEGGSISSELNLANVPLTNEAGQKIALTELKAGDFVNLSFDGSTPLSLQSVKQVAGQVTVVDAASGTFTVKDYTGASQPFTAGSGVRILRDGVTTNALSGLTTTDRVLVRKDAAGVVIISVFSQLNRTFARYESATNEILTKRATLNDNYKFGLAPNVYIHQGDTTLPVQSLKENDNIIMYFNNDKVVEIVKQ, encoded by the coding sequence ATGGCTGACGAAATTACCAACATAGAAATCCAGATAAGCCATAGAGAGGGGAATATCGAATTGTCCGGTCCAAAACGATTAAAGCGTACGGTTCAATCTTATTCTGTAAAAGCGGTCTCTGCCGTTCTGGCCGGTGCGATGGTACTTGGCGGGGCAGGCGCTGCCTTTGCTGACAACGCTCCAACCGGAGCAACTGTTGCTGCTGTAGCTTCGCAGACGCCTGTAACTGGTTCAGGGATCTTCAGTGATGTCAAGACGGGCTTCTGGGCCGAAAAGCATATCTATAAGCTGGCAACCCAGGGAATTGTGGTCGGCAATAACGGACTGTTCCGTCCTGGTGATTCTGTGACCCAGCAGGAAGCGGTGCTGATGGCGCTGCGCTTCATGAAGCTGCAGGGGAATGTGAACACCAGTACCGAAGTTGCGCTGCCTAATGATTTTGTGGTTACGAACTATTACAAGCCATATGTAATCCTAGCCTTCCAGCAAGGTCTGCTGGACAAGACCACTGAGATGGCTGCAGATAATCTTAAAAGCTCGTGGGGAGAGCGCAAGGCCAGCCGTGAATGGGTCGCGGAGCTGCTGATCCGTGCGCTTGGCCAGAGTGCATCAGCTTCTGCGGCCGCAAGCCGGCCGACAGGCTTTGCCGATGATGCCAAAGTGTCCGCGAACAAACGCGGCTACATTAACACAGCGGTGGAGCTGGGACTCGCGAACGGGCTAACCGGCAACCGCTTTGATCCGCAAGGCGCTGTGACCCGTGCGCAGCTGGCTACCTTCTTCAGCCGTGCTGAAGCGCATAATAGCCTGGAATACGACAATACGTTCAAAGGAACGGTCAGTTCACTCAAGGACGGCAAGCTGGGATTGTACACTAACGGCAGTACGCTGGAATTCAATCTGAATGCCAATACCGCCTACTATACCAGTACCTCCGAGAACCGCATCTCATTGAACGAGATCCAGCCTTATACGAAAGTTACAGTAATTGGAGCTACCTATAGCGCAGCTTACGTAGAGCTGACAGATCCGGCAGTTCAGGTTGAGCAGGCGGAAGGTGTATTCACCAAGCATACACCCGGTATTATCTGGGTAGATTCCGCGAACGGATACGATCAGTATCCCTACGATTCAGGCACGGCCTTCCTGGATGTGAACGGAGCGGTTATTCAGCCTGCTTCTATTACCGCCGGCAGCAAGCTTACGCTGCTGCGTGAAACCTTTACCGGTTCCCGGAAGGTTGTGAAGGTGCAGGTCACTTCCGGTATTGTAAACAAGACGGCTAAAGGTACGATTCAAAGCGTTGACACTGCTGCCAAGAGCATCGCGTTCAAGAATGCTGACGGCACAGTAGAAACCTTCAAATGGGAAGAAGGGACTACGCTGTTCAGCTCCCAGAATTCTATTATTCAGCCCGCAGAGCTGAAAGCCGGTGCTGCTGTCTCTTATACCATCAAGGATAATACGATCCGCTCCGTGGAAGTAACCTCAGGAGTGGAGCGCATAGTGAAGGGCTTCATCTATGAGCTGACAGATTCTACGATTGTCTATCAGAAGAGTGATGGCACACGTGAGGTTAATCTGCTTGCTGCTACCCCGGCCATTGTGATTCCGAACGCCGTAAATCCGGTAATCGACGATCTTATCGCTGACAAAACTAGCGGAGACAATGTGCAGCTTACGCTGAACAGTAATGATCAGGTGACCAAGATTGAGGTGCTCAGCCGTCAGATCGAACAGTATGCAGCTGCTACCGTTGTTGATTATAACGCCAAGACCCAGTACCTGACCTTCACGGACAATAACGGTAAGGCTCATGTGGTCAAAATGGATGAGAAAACAAAGATGTCTTACGGCGGACTGATTACCACTTCGCTCACCACCATGGGGTTCAGACTCGTTGAGAACCGCAAAATTGATGTGACCTTGATTAATGAGCGTGCAATGTCTGTTGAATTGACAACCAAATATTCCGGCACCTTGACGGCTATCAATACTACAGCCAGAACGATTGTGATTAAGCAGGGCAACGGACAATTGCTGACGATGTCTTATCCGCAGGCCATTGAAATGATTGGCAAAAGCGGCGCAGTCATCACCGATGTTCCGCTCAATGTGCCGGTAACGGCAGTACTTAGCAGCACTCAGGAGTTCATCTCCGTGCTGCGGGTGAACGGGTCATCGCAGTTCGAGATTGCTACCATCAATGCGGGCACTAGCAAGATGACCGTGAAGCTTGAGGGAGGCAGTATCAGCAGCGAGTTGAACTTGGCGAATGTGCCTCTTACCAACGAAGCGGGCCAGAAGATCGCCCTGACTGAGCTGAAGGCCGGAGATTTCGTGAACCTCAGCTTCGACGGTTCCACACCGCTGTCCCTGCAGTCGGTTAAACAAGTTGCCGGACAGGTAACGGTAGTAGATGCGGCATCAGGTACGTTCACAGTGAAGGATTACACAGGAGCCTCCCAGCCGTTCACTGCCGGCAGTGGAGTGAGAATACTCCGGGACGGTGTTACAACGAACGCGTTAAGCGGTCTTACCACAACAGACCGGGTATTGGTGCGTAAGGATGCCGCCGGTGTAGTAATCATCTCCGTGTTCAGTCAACTGAACCGGACATTCGCCCGTTATGAGAGCGCAACGAATGAAATATTAACCAAACGAGCCACGCTGAATGACAATTATAAGTTTGGACTTGCTCCAAATGTATATATTCATCAAGGTGACACGACTTTACCCGTGCAATCTCTCAAAGAAAATGATAATATTATAATGTATTTCAACAACGACAAGGTTGTAGAAATTGTGAAACAATAA
- the leuD gene encoding 3-isopropylmalate dehydratase small subunit, translating into MEEFKKLTGIVAPVDRVNVDTDAIIPKQFLKRIERTGFGQFLFYEWRFDEAGNDNPAFEMNKPRYEGASVLISRANFGCGSSREHAPWAIMDYGFRVVIAPSYADIFYNNCFKNGILPIKLSESQVDDLFSRTAEHEGYTLTVDLENNKLSDEYGLAITFELDEHRRQFLLQGLDDIGLTLQHADEIAAYEERHAAKLFA; encoded by the coding sequence ATGGAAGAATTCAAGAAGTTAACAGGAATTGTAGCCCCGGTAGACCGGGTTAATGTAGATACGGATGCGATTATCCCTAAGCAGTTCCTGAAACGGATTGAGCGCACAGGCTTTGGACAATTTCTATTTTACGAATGGCGTTTTGATGAAGCAGGGAATGACAATCCGGCATTCGAAATGAACAAACCGCGTTATGAGGGGGCTTCAGTGCTAATCTCACGCGCGAATTTCGGCTGCGGCTCCTCCCGGGAGCATGCGCCCTGGGCCATCATGGATTACGGATTCAGAGTGGTCATCGCACCATCCTATGCCGACATCTTCTATAACAACTGCTTCAAGAACGGCATTCTGCCGATCAAGCTCTCGGAATCCCAGGTAGACGATCTGTTCAGCCGCACTGCAGAGCATGAGGGCTACACACTTACAGTGGATCTGGAGAACAACAAGCTGAGTGATGAGTATGGCCTTGCCATTACCTTTGAGCTGGATGAGCACCGCCGCCAGTTCCTGCTGCAAGGGCTGGACGATATCGGCCTGACACTTCAGCATGCTGATGAGATTGCCGCTTACGAAGAGCGTCATGCAGCTAAGCTTTTTGCCTAA
- a CDS encoding GerMN domain-containing protein — translation MNKKLTYAGIAAMLLLVISGCGDKPTAAPADASGQDSTSVSSGAEGNNAANDTPTATPAATSTPEPTATVTPAATEAPEVPAVPEKQSLKIKTYYTDLQQNDLVPAEVSITFKDAKEKYTEAFKTLQKSDKADQIPLWNKIELKSLEFSGGQIVMDIHKPDEAQLGAGGEALAIGALSQMFFQFDEVKNIDVLVDGEQVESLMGHVDLVHPITRENNGL, via the coding sequence ATGAACAAGAAATTGACATATGCAGGAATCGCTGCGATGCTGCTTCTCGTAATTTCGGGCTGCGGCGATAAACCTACTGCTGCACCGGCCGATGCGTCCGGTCAGGATTCAACCTCGGTATCCAGCGGCGCGGAAGGCAATAATGCCGCGAATGACACTCCCACTGCCACACCGGCAGCTACAAGCACGCCTGAGCCTACAGCAACTGTGACTCCGGCGGCTACGGAAGCACCGGAGGTACCGGCGGTACCTGAGAAGCAGAGTCTTAAGATCAAGACGTATTATACAGACCTGCAACAGAACGACTTGGTTCCGGCTGAAGTCTCCATCACCTTCAAGGATGCGAAGGAGAAATATACGGAAGCCTTCAAAACACTCCAAAAGAGCGATAAGGCTGACCAGATTCCGCTGTGGAACAAGATTGAACTGAAATCACTTGAATTCTCGGGCGGACAGATTGTGATGGATATTCATAAGCCGGATGAGGCGCAGCTTGGCGCAGGCGGCGAAGCCCTGGCGATCGGCGCATTGTCCCAGATGTTCTTCCAGTTCGATGAAGTGAAGAATATCGATGTGCTGGTAGACGGAGAACAGGTGGAGAGCCTGATGGGGCATGTGGATCTTGTGCATCCAATCACCCGCGAGAACAACGGATTGTAG
- a CDS encoding N-acetylmuramoyl-L-alanine amidase family protein: MKKFAFMLLLLLFVVVLPGHGQAAAGQNKIFLDGQELNAGQDVPVENVNNSIMVPLRMIAENLGYKVDWNQTSKTIKIEQQGKTIQLIVDQTAASVDGKTVMMSTAPLLRNGTTLVPIRFIGEQFGLTVKWDNTKKVVDLITPSIPEPNIDPGQSNGDGGTVVVPPGEPSSSLSMINGISFNENRFTIAIDGNAEPKVSKISGPDRIIIDLPNATFSDIFGTGQILDPDLNGNLTVTDYPDVSGIRYSLYSTNPYTVRFVIDLNTPKNYSVEVSGDSSKLIVIDLNAQAPGDTSTQPGNSGRKLVVLDAGHGAKDSGAVGITGKYEKNFNLAVILKAAALLRQENKIDVVLTRSDDTFLELKERAAMANNLGADLFISVHANSSGSAASSGTETYYQRDASKALANVMHKYLVQATGLSNRGVRYGNFHVIRETKMPAVLLEVGYLSNKKDEALLFTEALQNNVAASMVSGIKEYLGIQ, translated from the coding sequence ATGAAGAAATTTGCTTTTATGCTGTTGCTGCTGCTCTTTGTTGTGGTGCTGCCAGGGCATGGACAAGCCGCTGCTGGCCAGAACAAGATCTTCCTGGATGGCCAGGAACTGAATGCAGGACAAGACGTTCCGGTGGAAAATGTAAATAACTCCATCATGGTGCCGCTAAGAATGATCGCTGAGAACCTTGGATACAAGGTGGATTGGAATCAGACAAGCAAGACCATCAAGATTGAACAGCAGGGAAAGACCATTCAGCTGATCGTAGATCAGACTGCGGCATCCGTCGATGGCAAGACGGTAATGATGTCAACGGCCCCTCTCCTGCGGAACGGCACGACGCTCGTACCGATCCGGTTCATTGGTGAGCAGTTCGGACTTACGGTCAAATGGGATAATACGAAGAAGGTTGTAGATCTTATTACCCCGTCCATTCCCGAGCCTAACATTGACCCGGGACAAAGTAATGGGGACGGAGGGACGGTTGTAGTGCCGCCGGGAGAACCCTCAAGCAGCCTGAGCATGATTAACGGCATCAGCTTCAATGAGAACCGGTTCACGATTGCCATAGACGGCAATGCCGAGCCGAAGGTCTCCAAGATCAGCGGACCGGACCGCATCATCATTGATCTGCCGAATGCGACGTTCTCGGATATATTCGGAACAGGACAAATCCTTGATCCTGACCTGAACGGGAACCTGACAGTTACGGATTATCCGGATGTCTCCGGTATCCGCTATTCGCTGTATAGCACTAATCCTTATACTGTCCGATTTGTAATTGATCTTAATACCCCCAAAAATTATAGCGTAGAGGTATCGGGAGATTCCTCAAAGCTCATTGTCATTGATTTGAATGCACAGGCTCCAGGCGACACTTCCACGCAGCCGGGCAACAGCGGGCGCAAGCTGGTTGTGCTCGATGCCGGACATGGCGCGAAGGATTCAGGAGCTGTAGGCATTACCGGCAAATACGAGAAGAATTTCAACCTCGCTGTGATTCTTAAGGCGGCTGCACTGCTCAGGCAGGAGAACAAGATTGACGTGGTGCTGACGCGCAGCGATGATACTTTCCTTGAACTGAAGGAGAGGGCGGCAATGGCCAATAATCTCGGTGCAGATTTATTCATATCTGTCCATGCCAACAGCAGCGGATCAGCGGCTTCAAGCGGAACGGAGACCTACTATCAGCGGGACGCTAGCAAGGCTCTGGCCAATGTGATGCACAAGTATCTTGTGCAGGCTACCGGACTTAGCAACAGGGGAGTTCGCTACGGCAACTTCCATGTGATACGCGAAACGAAGATGCCTGCGGTGCTGCTTGAGGTTGGCTATCTCAGCAATAAGAAGGACGAGGCTCTGCTGTTCACTGAAGCACTGCAGAACAATGTGGCCGCATCGATGGTCAGCGGGATTAAAGAGTATCTAGGGATTCAATAA